One segment of Chloracidobacterium sp. DNA contains the following:
- a CDS encoding isoprenylcysteine carboxylmethyltransferase family protein — MVTAQTTDRWAQARSWAQHARVPLGFLVGVVFLATAQPSPQWMAVGALIGGVGAALRAWATGHLRKDEALAVRGPYRLTRNPLYLGSWLMMMGCLTAAAPWPLALVISALFVAVYWPVMRAEEAHLHKLFPDEYPAYAARTPLFLPTWRNFGAAWRDGFDGRLYLRHREYRAVLGLAGVFLALGALWLWQQ, encoded by the coding sequence ATGGTCACGGCGCAAACAACCGACCGGTGGGCGCAGGCGCGGTCGTGGGCGCAGCACGCCCGCGTGCCGCTGGGCTTTCTCGTTGGAGTCGTGTTTCTTGCCACGGCACAACCCTCACCCCAATGGATGGCCGTCGGCGCACTCATCGGTGGCGTGGGGGCGGCGCTGCGTGCGTGGGCGACCGGCCACTTGCGGAAGGATGAGGCGCTAGCGGTACGCGGTCCCTATCGGCTGACGCGCAATCCACTGTACTTGGGCAGTTGGCTAATGATGATGGGATGCCTGACAGCTGCTGCGCCGTGGCCGCTGGCGCTGGTCATTAGCGCGCTGTTCGTCGCCGTCTACTGGCCCGTCATGCGCGCCGAAGAAGCGCACCTGCACAAGCTTTTCCCGGATGAGTATCCGGCGTACGCCGCCCGTACGCCGCTCTTTCTACCAACTTGGCGCAACTTTGGCGCGGCGTGGCGTGATGGGTTCGATGGACGGCTTTACCTGCGCCACCGTGAATACCGGGCGGTGCTGGGGTTGGCAGGCGTCTTTTTAGCCCTGGGCGCACTGTGGTTGTGGCAGCAGTGA